In Pseudomonadota bacterium, the sequence ACGCCCTCGGGGGGGTAGCGTCGGGCGATTCGTTCGGCGGGGCGGCGGGGACATGGCGGGAGCGCTAGGCGAGGGGTTGAGGGCAGCGTAGCAACGATCGCCGTGGCGAAGATCTGTGGAAGATACCTACGCGAATACGCTCATGACGGTGGCACCTATACCTGGGAGGAGTTGGCCGAGCTCATCCCCGATCTGCGCGAGGGAAAGGTGGAGCGGCGAGCCGTCGAGACGGCGGAAGGCGCAGCGGCCGTGCCGATGATCTGCGAGCGCAAGCCCGAGATCGGCACGCGCCTCGCCACCCGCCAGTGCTACACGCTCGAGCAGTACGTACGTAAGGAGTGTTCCCTCGGCGTGCGCACCCTCCGCGTGCCCGACTGGTGTCAGGCCTTCTTACCCGGGCCGAAATAGGCGCGCGGTGCCGTTGGGGGAATTTGGGCTCGGTCTAGCGAGCTGAGGCGTTAGTATCGCGATCCACGGAGCGTTGGCTCCCATCGGTCAAGGAGAAGGACCATGTCGTTGCGATACACCCTGCTCGCCCTCGCCGCCGCCGCCGTGCTCACACCGGTCACGGCCGCGCTAGCGGATCACCACGAGGGCGGGCCCGCGCCCAGCGCCGCCGAGGCCGCCATGATGGAGGCCATGCAGCGCGCCGCTGCCGTCAATGCGCCCCATCGTCGCCTCGCCGAGATGGCGGGCACCTACGAGGCCACCATGCAGAGCTGGGGCGACCCCTCGGCGCCGCCGATGGAAAGCACCATGCAGGTACGCCGCGAGATGACCATGGGCGGCCGCGTGCTGGAAGAGCACTGGACCGGCCAGATCATGGGCATGGACTTCCACGGTATGGGCCGCACCGGCTACGACAACGTGACCGGCCGCTACTGGAGCACCTGGACCGACAACACCTCCACGGGCCTGTTCGTCTCCTACGGCGACTGGAACGAGGAGAAGGGCATGTTCGAGTTCAACGGCGACGCCATCGACCCCGTGAGCGGCGGCAAGATTCCCTCGCGCATGATCTCCACCTTCCCCGATGAGAACTCCGAGACGATGACCATGTTTCAGGAGATGGGCGGCAAGGAGATAAAGACCATGGCCGCGAAGATCGTGCGTACGCGCTGAACCTGCTGAGCGACCATGCGCTGGCGAGTTCAGCGCGTGGTCGTCTGCTAGCTACCCCAGGGTCCTGAGTCAGAAGTTCGTTGACTCATTCGCGAGGTCTTTTCGCCCCTGAGCACGTTGCTCCTCCTCCCGTGGGGCCTGCCACGCTCGTCGTCGCGCCGCA encodes:
- a CDS encoding DUF1579 family protein; the encoded protein is MSLRYTLLALAAAAVLTPVTAALADHHEGGPAPSAAEAAMMEAMQRAAAVNAPHRRLAEMAGTYEATMQSWGDPSAPPMESTMQVRREMTMGGRVLEEHWTGQIMGMDFHGMGRTGYDNVTGRYWSTWTDNTSTGLFVSYGDWNEEKGMFEFNGDAIDPVSGGKIPSRMISTFPDENSETMTMFQEMGGKEIKTMAAKIVRTR